From Chryseobacterium sp. IHB B 17019, one genomic window encodes:
- a CDS encoding TraR/DksA family transcriptional regulator has protein sequence MSDERVRYSDADLQEFKAIIKEKIEKAENDLKLIRESFINDQNNGTDDTSPTFKAFEEGAETLSKEQNSILAGRQEKFVRDLKNALIRIENKTYGVCRVTGKLIPKERLLAVPHATLSIEAKNMQK, from the coding sequence ATGTCAGACGAAAGAGTAAGATATAGCGATGCTGATTTGCAGGAATTTAAAGCTATTATTAAGGAAAAAATAGAAAAAGCCGAAAACGATTTGAAACTGATCAGAGAGAGTTTCATCAACGACCAGAATAACGGGACTGATGATACTTCCCCTACTTTCAAAGCTTTTGAAGAGGGTGCTGAAACGTTGAGTAAAGAACAAAATTCTATTTTGGCCGGAAGACAGGAAAAATTTGTACGCGATCTTAAAAACGCTTTAATAAGAATTGAAAACAAAACTTATGGCGTTTGCAGGGTGACAGGTAAATTAATCCCTAAGGAAAGGCTTCTGGCGGTTCCTCACGCAACATTGAGCATTGAAGCGAAAAATATGCAGAAATAA
- a CDS encoding DUF6576 domain-containing protein produces MSELLILGIIVVAVLAFFNRNWIKNRFFPDKEKNYTMDDKFNSDKREREKEIDRLLSKMGKNGINDLSEKDRKRLDELSKK; encoded by the coding sequence ATGAGCGAATTATTAATCTTAGGAATAATTGTCGTTGCCGTTTTAGCGTTTTTCAATAGGAATTGGATCAAAAACAGGTTCTTTCCCGACAAGGAAAAGAACTATACGATGGACGATAAATTTAATTCTGATAAGCGCGAAAGGGAAAAAGAAATCGACAGGCTATTAAGTAAGATGGGTAAAAACGGAATCAATGATTTATCTGAAAAAGATAGGAAAAGGCTCGATGAATTGTCCAAAAAATAA
- the ileS gene encoding isoleucine--tRNA ligase: MSQFKEYKNLNLIDVAENVAEFWKQNKTFNKSVEIREGKPEFVFYEGPPSANGMPGIHHVMARALKDIFCRYQTQNGKQVFRKAGWDTHGLPVELGVEKELGITKEDIGSKISIEDYNKACREAVMRYTDVWNNLTEKIGYWVDLEDPYITYKSKYMETVWWLLKQLYDKGLLYKGYTIQPYSPKAGTGLSSHEVNQPGAYRDVSDTTVVAQFKTLPETLPSFLQGFGDVHFLAWTTTPWTLPSNTALTVGPKIDYVLVKTFNQYTFEPINIVLAKALVGKQFAKKYSEGTDEDFVNYTSESKVIPYKILAEFKGADLVGIKYEQLLDYAKPYQNPENAFRVISGDFVTTEDGTGIVHTAPTFGADDAKVAKEATPEVPPMLVLNENGNPVPLVDLQGRFLSIVKDEIYGFTNEYVKGEYLSDDEKNTEFNIQKEQLKYIISDLKAYLSVDERIALKLRKENKAFKVEKYVHSYPHSWRTDEPLLYYPLDSWFVKMTAVKENLVNLNKEINWKPKSTGEGRFANWLENVNDWNLSRSRYWGIPLPIWRTEDLKEEIIIGSVEELYNEIEKSVAAGFMKENPFKGFIIGNMSEQNYALVDLHKNIVDKVILVSKSGKEMRRESDLIDVWFDSGSMPYAQLHYPFENKELIDSNKAFPADFIAEGVDQTRGWFYTLHAIGTAVFDSVAYKNVMSNGLVLDKNGVKMSKSKGNGIDPFETLAVYGPDATRWYMVSNANPWENLKFDIEGIDETRRKFFGTLYNTYSFFALYANVDGFNYSEKEVENRPEIDRWILSELNLLIKEVKAFYEDYEPTRVARAISNFVNDNLSNWYVRLCRRRFWKGDYSDDKISAYQTLYTCLETVAKLSAPIAPFFMDQLYQDLNKVTGKDKAESVHLTDFPVADESLIDQDLVEKTHLAQSITSMVFSLRKKENVKVRQPLQKVLIPVLDKKTEEQILAVAELIKQEVNVKEIQLINAEEASHLIVKQIKPNFKTLGSRLGKDMKTVGGEISNLTPEQISELEKEGKMNIQGYEITLEDVEISTKDIPGWTVTSDGKTTVALDLKLTDELKSEGIAREFINRIQNLRKEKDFELTDKISIALEENSPFLNDIKKNEEYISSEVLSNKIEIVSSLSNFNEIEIDEVNFKINVEKN; encoded by the coding sequence ATGAGCCAGTTTAAAGAATACAAAAACCTCAACCTTATTGATGTTGCAGAGAATGTAGCGGAATTTTGGAAACAAAATAAAACCTTCAATAAAAGTGTTGAGATTCGTGAGGGGAAACCTGAGTTTGTTTTTTATGAAGGTCCACCTTCAGCAAATGGTATGCCCGGAATTCACCACGTTATGGCCAGAGCATTAAAGGATATTTTCTGTCGTTATCAGACCCAAAACGGGAAGCAGGTTTTCCGTAAAGCGGGTTGGGATACACACGGACTTCCTGTGGAGCTGGGCGTAGAAAAAGAATTAGGAATCACTAAAGAAGATATTGGCTCAAAAATTTCTATTGAAGATTACAACAAAGCTTGTCGCGAAGCGGTAATGCGTTACACCGATGTTTGGAACAACCTTACCGAAAAAATTGGGTATTGGGTTGACCTTGAAGATCCGTATATCACGTATAAGTCAAAATATATGGAGACGGTTTGGTGGTTGTTGAAACAATTGTATGATAAAGGATTATTGTACAAAGGTTACACGATCCAGCCTTATTCTCCAAAAGCAGGAACCGGACTTTCTTCACACGAAGTTAATCAACCCGGAGCTTACCGTGATGTTTCTGACACAACGGTTGTAGCACAATTCAAGACATTACCGGAAACATTACCTTCGTTTTTACAAGGTTTTGGAGACGTACACTTCTTAGCCTGGACGACAACTCCTTGGACATTGCCATCTAACACAGCTTTGACTGTCGGACCAAAAATCGATTATGTTTTAGTAAAAACTTTCAATCAATATACTTTTGAGCCGATCAATATTGTTTTGGCTAAAGCATTGGTTGGAAAACAGTTTGCAAAAAAATATAGTGAAGGAACAGACGAAGATTTTGTGAATTACACTTCAGAAAGTAAAGTTATTCCTTATAAAATTCTAGCAGAATTCAAAGGTGCTGATTTAGTTGGAATTAAATATGAGCAGTTATTAGATTATGCCAAACCTTACCAAAACCCGGAAAATGCTTTCAGAGTAATTTCAGGAGATTTTGTGACAACGGAAGATGGAACAGGTATCGTTCACACGGCGCCGACTTTTGGTGCAGATGATGCGAAAGTAGCCAAAGAAGCTACCCCAGAAGTTCCGCCAATGTTGGTTTTAAATGAAAACGGAAACCCGGTTCCTTTGGTAGATTTACAGGGAAGATTTTTATCTATTGTAAAAGATGAAATCTATGGTTTTACCAATGAATATGTAAAAGGAGAATATCTGAGTGATGATGAAAAAAACACAGAATTCAACATTCAGAAGGAGCAATTAAAATACATTATTTCTGACTTAAAAGCGTATTTATCTGTTGACGAAAGAATTGCTTTAAAATTAAGAAAGGAAAATAAAGCCTTTAAGGTTGAAAAATACGTTCACAGTTACCCACACAGCTGGAGAACTGATGAGCCGCTTTTATATTATCCGTTAGATTCTTGGTTTGTTAAAATGACCGCTGTAAAAGAGAATTTGGTTAATTTAAACAAAGAAATCAACTGGAAGCCAAAATCAACAGGAGAAGGCCGTTTTGCCAACTGGCTGGAAAATGTAAACGACTGGAATTTATCACGCTCAAGATACTGGGGAATCCCATTGCCAATCTGGAGAACTGAAGATTTGAAAGAAGAAATCATCATCGGTTCTGTAGAAGAATTATACAACGAGATCGAAAAATCCGTTGCAGCAGGATTTATGAAAGAAAATCCGTTCAAAGGTTTTATCATTGGAAATATGTCTGAGCAGAATTATGCTTTGGTCGATCTACATAAAAATATTGTTGACAAAGTAATTTTGGTTTCAAAATCAGGAAAAGAAATGAGACGTGAAAGCGACTTGATCGACGTTTGGTTTGATTCAGGTTCAATGCCTTATGCACAGCTGCACTATCCTTTTGAAAATAAAGAATTAATCGATTCTAATAAAGCATTCCCCGCAGATTTCATCGCAGAAGGTGTTGACCAGACCCGTGGTTGGTTCTACACGCTTCATGCCATCGGAACGGCGGTTTTTGACTCGGTTGCATATAAAAATGTAATGAGTAACGGACTTGTTTTGGATAAAAACGGTGTGAAAATGTCAAAATCCAAAGGAAATGGAATTGATCCGTTTGAAACATTAGCGGTTTACGGACCTGATGCTACACGCTGGTACATGGTTTCAAATGCAAATCCTTGGGAAAATCTGAAATTTGATATCGAAGGAATTGATGAAACTAGAAGAAAATTCTTCGGAACACTTTATAATACCTATTCATTCTTTGCTTTGTATGCGAATGTGGACGGATTCAATTATTCTGAAAAAGAAGTGGAAAATCGCCCGGAAATCGATCGTTGGATTTTATCTGAATTAAATTTATTAATTAAAGAAGTAAAAGCATTCTACGAAGATTACGAACCGACAAGAGTGGCAAGAGCGATCAGCAATTTCGTGAATGACAACTTAAGTAACTGGTACGTAAGATTATGCAGAAGACGTTTCTGGAAAGGAGATTACTCAGACGATAAAATCTCTGCTTATCAGACTTTGTATACCTGTTTGGAAACTGTTGCTAAATTATCTGCGCCAATTGCACCGTTCTTTATGGATCAATTGTATCAGGATTTAAATAAAGTAACAGGAAAAGACAAAGCTGAGTCTGTTCACCTGACGGATTTTCCGGTTGCCGATGAAAGTTTAATCGATCAGGATCTGGTTGAAAAAACGCACTTGGCACAGAGTATTACGAGTATGGTTTTCTCTTTGAGAAAGAAAGAAAACGTGAAAGTTCGCCAGCCGTTACAAAAAGTTTTAATTCCTGTTTTGGATAAGAAAACGGAAGAACAAATTTTAGCGGTTGCAGAATTAATTAAGCAAGAAGTAAATGTTAAAGAAATACAGTTAATCAACGCTGAAGAAGCATCACATTTAATTGTAAAACAAATAAAACCGAACTTTAAAACATTAGGTTCAAGACTTGGAAAAGACATGAAAACAGTTGGAGGAGAAATTTCAAATCTTACTCCAGAACAAATTTCAGAGCTTGAAAAAGAAGGAAAAATGAACATCCAAGGGTATGAAATTACTCTTGAAGATGTAGAAATTTCAACAAAAGATATTCCGGGATGGACGGTGACTTCCGACGGGAAAACAACTGTGGCATTAGATTTGAAGCTAACAGATGAATTGAAATCTGAAGGTATTGCAAGAGAATTTATCAACAGAATCCAGAATCTTAGAAAAGAAAAAGATTTTGAATTAACTGATAAAATTTCAATTGCTTTGGAAGAGAATTCTCCATTCTTAAATGATATAAAGAAAAATGAAGAATATATTTCATCGGAGGTCTTGTCAAATAAAATAGAAATTGTATCTTCACTTTCAAATTTTAACGAAATCGAAATAGATGAGGTTAATTTTAAGATAAATGTTGAAAAAAATTAA